The Lolium rigidum isolate FL_2022 chromosome 1, APGP_CSIRO_Lrig_0.1, whole genome shotgun sequence region tttaaaacttttgtCTGTGGAGAATATTTAAATTACACTTGTGATGAGAATGTAGAAATCAACTCTGATTTGTTTCCATATCAAACGTAGGACAATGAAGTTGATAGGCTCAGCAAGTTGCCCGATGATGTTTTGCTCAACATTGTTGAGCGACTTGATATCACTGAGGTAGCAAGAACCGCCATCCTCTCCAGACGATGGAAGCAGATCCCCACTATGCTCTCAAAGATTATCTTAACGGTTTGTTCTTTTGAGCCCAAGCACGGAAGGAGAAACTTAACCTCACATGATATAGTTCGGGCCAACACCACCATGTTGAAAGCAACCAGGAGCATACTTGAAAGCAGGGCTGGAAGTCTATACACCATTCACCTAATGTCCATGCAATTCTATTTGGGAGATGACTCCATCTTCATTGGCCAGACTGTTGCCAACACCATAGCAACACAAAAGGTTGCTTCAGTTGAGTTTACGATCTTAACGAAATTGGGTAAAAATTGTACCTCTGGTGACCTGCTCACTTATGGGAAGCAGTTCATGACATTTTTTGATTCATGTCCAAACGCATTTGGTGGTCTTGCACACCTCTGGCTGGAGAATTTGAGGTTAGGCGAATCATACTTCcccaaaatttttgctatatgcaAGCAACTGCAGTTCCTCCACCTCTGGCAGTGTGACACTGGGCATCTGTCTTTGCTGGAAGTGCAGCACCCGCAGCTCCGTGAACTAGTGATTTCCTGTAGCAGTCTTCAGAGGGTTGATCTGAAGTGGGTACCAAAGCTCACAGTAGTGAAGTTTAATGTGTTTATATCTCCAGATGACCCCTTCTCTTTGGGCTATGTCCCACTGCTCCAGACTGTGAGCATCATTAATACTGGTCTTTCTGAGCACAAGATGCTCAAGCTAAGTGAGTTGCTTCGTAAAACCGCCATAAGCAATCTGCATTTGAACTTCAAATCAGAAAAGGTTAGTGAAGGTCCTCAGTATTGTCAGAATGATGTGTGTCCCGGAGAGGTTGTAGTCATTATTTTTGGTTAAAGTAATTCTGAATTATCCCCCTCTGCAGATTTGGGTCAAACCTGAAGGCCGGAAGCAATTGTTACCGGTGTTCCACAAACTAAGTCTTGTGAATTTGTTTAACATTTCTGAAGAATGCGACCTGACTTGGACAATGTTCATACTACATGGTGCACCCACCCTTAAGAAACTATGCATCATGGTAAACTTGTGTTTCATTTCTCATTTTTATTGCACCTCATGTTgaatatgtgttatcaccaaaatttgaccggatcagaggtgggccgcgatcaagatgggtttgaagaatatacatggaagaaatacgtgaatcggccttgtgtaccaagtttgggttaaattgcccctgtatctgtattatagtagatcgcatcttaatttagaagttagagttttacccgtgcacggttaggtgcacgcctcaattagaaagtccctggactataaatatgtatctagggtttatggaataaacaacaaccaacgttcaacacaaaccaatctcggcgcatcgccaaccccttcgtctcgagggttcctccgataagcaccatgctgcctagatcgcatctcgcgatctaggcagcaccagcctgcctagttgttcatgcgttgctcgtctctgaagcctttttgatggcgagcaacgtagttatcatagatgtgttagggttagcattgttcttagtatcatatgctttcgtagtgcaaccctagcgcatctagccgtccttgtacctcatcatgggtgcaaggACGGCACCcgctgatcatcgtttagtagatctgatccgttacgatcgctccttgattcatcaaggattagtttaatatctgcaatagttaggccttacaaagggttggaggatccagcggcatgcggggtgtaatttgctgcccctagacgggacgttcgaggatcaacctagtgttggtttttaggccttgtctagggctggcttacgatcaccgtgtgtgagcgcgaggcccaatcgtgagtaggatgatccgattatgcggtgaaaaccccggatcgtcgtagatctcatacgctttaccttgatcaagcgaggaccaccatatattcggccaccactggacgaatcatgggtggatcggctctatgagccgattcacgggacaacccgagagccgatcgaggctcgtatttaatgtgtacgtgtgtgccctgcaggaaactaagcgaggcatcatccacaccttcacgaccaggtataggtcgggtggcacgcccttgcaatttgcatcggcgcgcgaccggggaggctttgcgggccgtcgctgcgaggggccggggccagccgcagccctagttgttcccggctctacggtgttgaccagtcactgcccgccagtgggtttctgacgtcaacacattctggcacgcccggtgggacacatcttcgacgacaaccacctcgccatccacatcagagatggcggaagaaactccggtcacttacgCAGAGCTGCCtgatgagcacaagaagaagtacgatgagctcaaggctctctttgaagccgatctaatcggctctttctcgaagacccgttctcatggcatcaggtggaacggctttacagccgagggtgccctcgaccaagtagatctgtccaccccttcggaagaacggaccagagctctgcgccgggaagttaactacatggtagctcattctgtttaccgccatggcaaggacaaagaggaggccgtttcaagcgatcggcttcgatatgatgataaaggtacaacaatggagacggtatagagtcttataatgctttcaatatgtcttttatgtgagttttgcttgtaccggttcatacttgtgtttgctttaaacaccttgctagcctaaaccttgtatcgagagggaataattctcatgcatccaaaatccttgagccaaccactatgccatttgtgtccaccatacctacctactacatggtatttatccgccattccaaagtaaattgcttgagtgctacctttaaaattccatcattcacctttgcaatatatagctcatgggacaaatagcttaaaaactattgtggtattgaatatgtacttatgcactttatctcttattaagttgcttgttgtgcgataaccatgtttcaggggacgccatcaactattccttgttgaatatcatgtgagttgctatgcatgtccgtcttgtcgaagtaagagagatctaccaccttaatggttggagcatgcatttgttagagaagaacattgggccgctaactaaagccatgaatcatggtggaagtttcagttttggacatatatcctcaatctcatatgagaataataattgttgccacatgcttatgcattaaagaggagtccattatctgttgtccatgttgtcccggtatggatgtctaagttgagaataatcaaaagcgagaaatccaaaatgcgagctttctccttagacctttgtacgaggcggcatggaggtaccccattgtgacacttggttaaaacatgtgcattgcaaagatccggtagtccaagctaattagggcaaggtgcgggcactattagtatactatgcatgaggcttgcaacttgtaagatataactttcataactcatatgctttattactaccgttgacaaaattgtttcatgttttcaaaataaaagctctagcacaaatatagcaatccatgcttccctctgcgaagggcctttcttctacttttattgttgagtcagtttacccatttccttctatctaaaaagcaaacacttgtgttaacggtgcattgattcctacatacttgcatattgcacttgttatattactttatgttgacaatatccagaagatatacacaagactgcattcagagtaccaggttcaatgggcttgtttgaatatgtagtcatgacatttggactgaagaaactcggggggcagctcaccccgaaggtcctctcctctggagagccgatttcgttcaaatcggctggctctgcatgatagtgccctcagacatgatcaagcccgagtccattcggctaatttgtgtatcctcgtctctgtttcgccttggctgagactcgaggGGCAACCGACACTGGTAAATGTTACTgtttctagaagccaattggagtatcatcggctggtctgtgtagcaaccttcttcgaggatggtgaatTTTGCGGAGGAGTGTCACCGGGTCTCGGAGTCATcggtcgaagaagatgaaggacagattatgagagaccaatgcgttgctatcggctcattgggcgtcgatccagctaacaatcggcggtttctgctctgccacgacatgacccgacgaaggaaaagcataatgattttggaaatgtcatttccaaaaccaggggggcatgtgttatcaccaaaatttgaccggatcagaggtgggccgcgatcaagatgggtttgaagaatatacatggaagaaatacgtgaatcggccttgtgtaccaagtttgggttaaattgcccctgtatctgtattatagtagatcgcatcttaatttagaagttagagttttacctgtgcacggttaggtgcacgcctcaattagaaagtcccctggactataaatatgtatctagggtttatggaataaacaacaaccaacgttcaacacaaaccaatctcggcgcatcgccaaccccttcgtctcgagggttcctccgataagcaccatgctgcctagatcgcatctcgcgatctaggcagcacgagcctgcctagttgttcatgcgttgctcgtgcttgaagcctttttgatggcgagcaacgtagttatcatagatgtgttagggttagcattgttcttagtatcatatgctttcgtagtgcaaccctagcgcatctagccgtccttgtacctcatcatgggtgcaaggacggcacccgcttgatcatcgtttagtagatctgatccgttacgatcgctctttgattcatcaaggattagtttaatatctgcaatagttaggccttacaaagggttggaggatccagcggcatgcggggtgtaatttgctgcccctagacgggacgttccgaggatcaacctagtgttggtttttaggccttgtctagggctggcttacgatcaccgtgtgtgagcgcgaggcccaatcgtgagtaggatgatccgattatgcggtgaaaaccccagatcgtcgtagatctcatacgctttaccttgatcaagcaggaccaccatatattcggccaccctggacgaatcatgggtggatcggctctatgagccgattcacaggacaacctgagagccgatcgaggctcgtatttaatgtgtacgtgtgtgccctgcagggaaactaagcgaggcatcatccacaccttcacgaccaggtataggtcaggtggcacgccctgcaatttgcatcggcgcgcgaccaggaggctttgcgggccgtcgctctgagggactggggccagccgcagccctagttgttcccggctctacggtgttgaccagtcactgcccgccagtgggtttctgacgtcaacaatatgCAAAGCAAATTATCTCCTTTTGAAGTTCAAACTTTTGGTGACCAGTTAGGAGTTTTTGATCTTATTGAATGCAGGTGCGGGATCATTTATGTGATATGATAAAGGGGAAGCGGAGGTACATGTATGCATATAGCAAGGAGAAGGACAAAGGACTAGAGTGGGAACCATCTGCCCCTGATTTCAAGCACCATAATCTGGCTGAGCTCAGGATCTATGGGTTTCAGGCAGAAGAAAAATTCGTGAGGTATGCCAGAAATGTTATGGAGGCAGCAGTGAACCTGGAGGCCGTATACCTGCATGAGAATCCAGGGTGTGAGAAGTGCAAGCCCTGTCTTCCAAATGAGTGGACGCTGATGGAGACGTTGTTGATTAGAGACAAAATCAACAAGGGGATCTGCTCAAATGTTGGGATTCACTTCCCAAGTCGAGGGCGAGAATATTAGTATACAAAATAACGCTCTCGCGCTGCAAAGCATGTATTGATTAGTTGTCGCCGATGAACCTTTTCAGTTATGTTTATTTTTAGATGGTAGTAAGTTGAGTAGGATAAGGAGTACCCTTAACATTAGTGTCAAATATTTTGGTCAATGGAAATTGCAGTTGTTTGTTTTCGTTGTGAAATGGATTGGACCACTGGTGACATAGCGTGTTAGCTTAAAGAACTTTTCCAGGATCATTCTTTTAACCAGACGTCCTAGCCAAAAATCTGGAAACCAGATCTTGGAAAAGAAGACAGGGGCACCACATCCGAACCACATTTTGTTACATACTTGGGCATCCGAACAGGATGATGGCCTGACCAACATAGGAAGCAGTGGCGCAGGCAGCTCCTGAGGGTAATCTAACCCCTACAGGGATTGGGTTAAACAATTCTTTGATgcagggatttttttttttttgacctgggATGCAGGGAATATCATCAAATATTAGATTGGaagtacttcgataaaagtaatcaACGGATATGAACAAAGGATTTGATCAAGCAGAATTCAGTCGTAGACCAACTCAGCAATAAGAATTCCAAGGTAGACCCAAAACCGAAAAAATGCCAATGAAGTCCAATGAGGCACACAAGGTACGATGCAGATGCATGGGCTAGATAATTAGTTTTTTGATATCAGAATGCTGATTATTATTATCTCCCTTCAAACTCAGATTATTTATTTTATCTTTGGATGGATAGGACCATT contains the following coding sequences:
- the LOC124702564 gene encoding uncharacterized protein LOC124702564 isoform X2, yielding MFDNEVDRLSKLPDDVLLNIVERLDITEVARTAILSRRWKQIPTMLSKIILTVCSFEPKHGRRNLTSHDIVRANTTMLKATRSILESRAGSLYTIHLMSMQFYLGDDSIFIGQTVANTIATQKVASVEFTILTKLGKNCTSGDLLTYGKQFMTFFDSCPNAFGGLAHLWLENLRLGESYFPKIFAICKQLQFLHLWQCDTGHLSLLEVQHPQLRELVISCSSLQRVDLKWVPKLTVVKFNVFISPDDPFSLGYVPLLQTVSIINTGLSEHKMLKLSELLRKTAISNLHLNFKSEKIWVKPEGRKQLLPVFHKLSLVNLFNISEECDLTWTMFILHGAPTLKKLCIMVRDHLCDMIKGKRRYMYAYSKEKDKGLEWEPSAPDFKHHNLAELRIYGFQAEEKFVRYARNVMEAAVNLEAVYLHENPGCEKCKPCLPNEWTLMETLLIRDKINKGICSNVGIHFPSRGREY
- the LOC124702564 gene encoding uncharacterized protein LOC124702564 isoform X1, yielding MMIERCLSRGGQISSSLSGSCGPQSNQQLLSELQPAIEAIKRLLLRPQSGIETDPFLFISQQSLSDYNPRTFFPGDLLPDRLPQILRQHDNEVDRLSKLPDDVLLNIVERLDITEVARTAILSRRWKQIPTMLSKIILTVCSFEPKHGRRNLTSHDIVRANTTMLKATRSILESRAGSLYTIHLMSMQFYLGDDSIFIGQTVANTIATQKVASVEFTILTKLGKNCTSGDLLTYGKQFMTFFDSCPNAFGGLAHLWLENLRLGESYFPKIFAICKQLQFLHLWQCDTGHLSLLEVQHPQLRELVISCSSLQRVDLKWVPKLTVVKFNVFISPDDPFSLGYVPLLQTVSIINTGLSEHKMLKLSELLRKTAISNLHLNFKSEKIWVKPEGRKQLLPVFHKLSLVNLFNISEECDLTWTMFILHGAPTLKKLCIMVRDHLCDMIKGKRRYMYAYSKEKDKGLEWEPSAPDFKHHNLAELRIYGFQAEEKFVRYARNVMEAAVNLEAVYLHENPGCEKCKPCLPNEWTLMETLLIRDKINKGICSNVGIHFPSRGREY